Proteins co-encoded in one Caloenas nicobarica isolate bCalNic1 chromosome 19, bCalNic1.hap1, whole genome shotgun sequence genomic window:
- the GFI1B gene encoding zinc finger protein Gfi-1b — translation MPRSFLVKSKKAHSYHQHRFVEDDLPILTWDPITSPFTATGDKTPENIKKQDLECMVPKQEKDPPELKEESVPVQYLSRMPPGPSAQEMAIPGLQNKDCTNSTSTPTFYKTGFSWEAFHLPYSYRQMSSTMQSALLEHPVSLYGSHLLPSTEPPLDYSMHFSSDMETYHCVKCNKVFSTPHGLEVHVRRSHSGTRPFACEVCGKTFGHAVSLEQHTNIHSQERSFECKMCGKTFKRSSTLSTHLLIHSDTRPYPCQYCGKRFHQKSDMKKHTYIHTGEKPHKCQVCGKAFSQSSNLITHSRKHTGFKPFSCELCAKGFQRKVDLRRHRETQHSRK, via the exons ATGCCACGTTCCTTTTTGGTGAAGAGCAAAAAGGCTCATTCCTATCATCAACACCGCTTTGTGGAAGATGACCTGCCTATCCTCACATGGGACCCAATCACCTCTCCCTTCACTG CCACAGGAGACAAGACACCGGAGAACATCAAGAAACAGGACCTAGAATGCATGGttccaaaacaagaaaaggacCCACCTGAATTGAAAGAAGAAAGTGTCCCCGTCCAGTACCTGAGCAGGATGCCACCAGGGCCTTCAGCTCAAG AGATGGCCATCCCAGGTCTGCAAAACAAAGACTGCACTAACTCGACAAGCACCCCTACCTTCTACAAAACTGGCTTTTCTTGGGAGGCTTTCCATTTGCCATACAGCTACCGGCAGATGTCTTCCACCATGCAGTCAGCCCTGCTGGAGCACCCAGTGAGCCTGTACGGAAGCCACCTCCTGCCAAGTACTGAGCCTCCTCTGGATTACAGCATGCATTTCTCCTCGGACATGGAGACCTACCACTGCGTGAAGTGCAACAAG gtATTCTCCACTCCCCATGGACTGGAGGTCCATGTCCGCAGGTCTCATAGTGGGACCCGGCCCTTTGCTTGTGAAGTATGTGGCAAAACCTTTGGACATGCTGTAAGCCTGGAGCAGCACACGAATATTCACTCCCAG GAAAGAAGTTTTGAGTGCAAGATGTGTGGGAAGACGTTCAAACGTTCCTCCACCCTCTCCACTCATCTACTGATCCATTCAGACACACGGCCCTATCCCTGCCAATACTGTGGGAAGCGCTTCCACCAGAAGTCAGATATGAAGAAACACACTTACATCCACACTg GGGAGAAGCCCCACAAATGCCAGGTATGCGGCAAAGCCTTCAGCCAGAGCTCCAACCTCATCACCCACAGCCGCAAGCACACTGGCTTCAAGCCCTTCAGCTGTGAGCTCTGTGCCAAGGGCTTCCAGCGCAAGGTGGATCTACGGAGGCACCGGGAGACCCAACACAGTCGCAAGTGA
- the LOC135996588 gene encoding bile salt-activated lipase-like: MARWQILCFALCSYLGVAWAATLGVVYTEGGFVEGENKRLGLFSGYIDIFKGIPFAAPPKRLEDPQPHPGWEGTLKATEYQKRCLQATLTQTDVRGSEDCLYLNIWIPQGRKEVSTNLPVMIWIYGGAFLFGGGQGPTFFNNYLYDGEEIAVRGNVIVVTINYRLGPLGFLSTGDANLPGNYGLKDQHMAIAWVKRNIQAFGGDPDNITIFGESAGAVSVSLQMLSPKNTGLFKRAISQSGVALCSWAIQKDPLSWAKKIGEKVGCRTDDTAALANCLRITDPEAVTLAYHLELVDLPVPLVHTLALTPVVDGDFLPDMPENLFANAADIDYLVGVNNMDGHFFAAVDMPAINRPLVKITADEVYNLVRGLTVDRGELGATETYNLYTQAWGSNPDQEVMKKTVVALATDYIFLIPTQWTLNMHVQHARTGKTYSYLFSQPSRMPLYPDWVGADHMDDVQYMFGKPLSTPLGYWPKHRKLSKAMIAYWTNFAKTGDPNTGYSDVSVYWPAYTTDGGYYLEINSDLSHDSVQQHLRSQYVTYWNTVYQNLPVVADLSQTVELLWS, translated from the exons ATGGCTCGCTGGCAGATCCTGTGCTTTGCCTTGTGCTCCTACCTCGGGGTAGCGTGGGCTGCAACC CTGGGTGTCGTGTACACCGAGGGTGGTTTTGTGGAAGGCGAAAACAAAAGACTGGGACTCTTCAGTGGCTACATCGACATCTTCAAAGGGATCCCCTTTGCTGCCCCTCCAAAGAGACTGGAAGACCCCCAACCTCATCCTGGCTGGGAGG GAACACTGAAGGCAACAGAATACCAAAAGCGCTGCTTGCAGGCGACACTTACACAAACTGATGTCCGTGGGAGTGAGGACTGTCTCTACCTGAACATCTGGATCCCTCAAGGGAGGAAAGAGG TCTCTACCAACCTGCCGGTGATGATCTGGATCTACGGCGGTGCCTTCCTTTTTGGAGGGGGTCAGGGACCCACCTTTTTCAATAACTACCTCTATGATGGTGAGGAGATTGCTGTACGGGGAAATGTGATCGTGGTGACCATCAACTATCGTCTGGGGCCCCTTGGCTTCCTGAGCACCGGGGATGCAAACCTGCCAG GGAACTACGGGCTGAAGGACCAGCACATGGCTATTGCCTGGGTGAAGAGGAACATCCAGGCCTTTGGGGGTGACCCAGATAACATCACCATCTTTGGGGAATCAGCCGGTGCTGTCAGTGTCTCTCTGCAG ATGCTGAGCCCAAAGAACACAGGATTGTTCAAGAGGGCCATCAGCCAGAGCGGTGTCGCTCTGTGCAGCTGGGCCATCCAGAAGGACCCTCTGTCCTGGGCTAAAAAG atTGGAGAAAAGGTGGGCTGCCGCACGGATGACACCGCTGCCTTGGCCAACTGCCTGCGCATCACTGACCCCGAAGCCGTGACACTGGCCTACCACCTGGAGCTGGTCGACCTGCCCG TTCCCCTGGTTCACACACTCGCTTTAACGCCTGTTGTCGATGGAGACTTCCTCCCAGACATGCCAGAGAACCTCTTTGCCAATGCTGCTGACATTGACTACCTTGTTGGGGTCAACAACATGGATGGACACTTCTTTGCTGCCGTTGATATGCCTGCTATCAACCGCCCACTTGTGAAAATCACTGC GGACGAGGTCTATAATTTGGTCAGAGGACTCACTGTGGACAGGGGCGAGCTTGGAGCCACTGAGACGTACAATCTCTACACACAAGCGTGGGGCAGCAACCCAGACCAGGAGGTCATGAAGAAGACAGTGGTGGCTTTGGCTACTGACTATATCTTCCTGATTCCCACGCAGTGGACACTGAATATGCACGTGCAGCATGCCCG gACTGGCAAGACATACAGCTACTTGTTCTCCCAGCCATCCCGAATGCCCCTCTACCCAGACTGGGTAGGGGCAGACCATATGGATGACGTGCAGTACATGTTTGGGAAACCCTTATCCACTCCCCTGGGCTACTGGCCCAAGCACAGGAAACTCTCAAAAGCCATGATTGCTTACTGGACCAATTTTGCCAAGACAGG GGATCCCAACACTGGGTACTCAGATGTATCGGTTTACTGGCCGGCCTACACCACTGATGGTGGTTACTACCTGGAAATCAACAGCGACCTAAGCCACGACTCTGTGCAGCAGCATCTGAGATCCCAGTACGTGACCTACTGGAACACGGTCTATCAGAATCTGCCAGTGGTTGCCGACCTCTCCCAGACTGTGGAACTGCTGTGGAGCtaa